The genomic interval CTAACAGCAGTATCTTTCTAGAGTTTAACAAAAAGCACTGTGGTGCTTCACGAATGACATATTTATCTAATTAGGCCGACAAATTCCACCACATTAAATACGCATTTGTGAAACGGAATAAATGTAATTTACCAAGATTCTATTTAAATTAGCGCTGTTTTAATATCATCAACTTTTCAGTACTCTTGGACTTTCGCACTCAATTATAATGCATTGTGCCCCTTATCAAGGAAAGTGTTAActttatcatcaacatcattagcAGCAACATCGCCGTCGTCATCATTATTTTTACCATCCTCATTGTTACTTTTTCTGATGctaattgttattattttctttcaaGTATTGCTTATTTTACTGAATGTTTGTTTATAGGGTGCTGGTTTACGAATATGTTACAAATTTCACAGGTTTCAGGCCTGTCCGAATGGCTTGGTCACAAACTGAAATCTCTCGGGGGTCAGGAAACTTGGGTGATGAATCTAATTATTTCCCTGATCGTCGCCACTGCAACGGAGGTCTCGAGCAACACGGCCACTGCACAGCTATTGCTTCCCATCCTGCTAAATCTGGTATAATGTTATCGCGCTCTTAGAAAACGGGattgaatgcatgtgcgaaaagtgtcgtcccatattagccggtgcagtctacAACAGGCTATTCATGGACACCACTTCCCCCTTAACTTGATTTTGTTCAAGAAggtcttcctttaaaccaaaaatacgattaagacagaaagtgtcgtccctaatagacctgtgcggactgcacaggcttatcgtggacggcactgtacgcacatgcattaaacctttacACAGATGGAGTCTCAATAACGAAGACGCGTTACGCATTTTGACTCATATTTAAATTTGCCATGTGAAgcgttattttatttgttgttggtAATTGTTTTCAGTCATTGACAATCGGCGAAAATCCCCTATACCTGATGATATCCTGTACTGTGGCGTGCTCGTATGCGTTCATGTTGCCAGTAGCTACCCCTCCAAATGCAATCGTGTTCTCGACGGGTCTTCTATCTATTCCAGACATGGTAACACTAACAAAGCATGTTCAGTTTTCTTAAATCAGAGGAatcgatttttataaaatatttaatcgtTACAGAACGCTGACCGTTTTTTAAGGAATTTAATGATGGTTTATGCTCTGTCTATCAAGTTATTGTGTATATGCATTGCATCCCTTGTCTCCGGTAAAGGACTTGTTCGTTCTGATTTGAGTTTGACCTATCTCATGTTACGTGAGTTTCGTTTCTTGAATATATCTGCAATAATCTCAAGCCAACATTTTGATTGAATTAGTGCAATTCTTTTTGTTGTTGACGTGTTGTCATGTACTGTCGTGTTTtgatatatttgatcaaatagaaacaacagaaaataaacagttttaacCCGCCATGAAGCTTTATGAAACTTTcgacaaatgttttaaaatgcatCAATGTGCCGTTGATGCTCCACTTGTTTTTATAAAGCTGTTAGACTGTTTGATTACTTTATACAGGCTTTGGTAGGGATCCCGATGAATATTATTGGGATTGCATGTTTGACATTGGCAATCAATACGTGGGGAAAGGAGATGTTTGACCTGGGCGAGCTGCAACCTTTTCTGCGTAATGTGACAGTAAGCAACGACAGCTTGGTTGGACGTTGCATCTgatcaacatttaacaaaaacacGAATGCAGAGGACGTGGGTGCTGCGTCCCTTCTTATTATATCACCGAGGTTTAATTGTCCTCAATTGGAGAGATTTCTCAACAGTAGATTCGTACTTGATACTTACATATCACAGAGCTTGAATCAACGCAAACTTGACAATGGAATACTTATTAAACTGATGTGTTTGTTAGGCCACTCCAAAATAAtctgttggtcgtcggatttgccgcacctattttttcaaaatggaaaaaaatattttaccgctcgcactcatttttgtgtccttctgtaaccatagcgcatgttTTTTGAATGTGTGAATAAAAAAGAACGCGATCtagcagaaacgattttgacgctgaaaACGAATGCCAAATATAgcgtttttttaacatatttaatcgataactgcagaCACTAAAAAATTCGATCGAGACGACAAGCAAAAATGGCTTCCTGAGCGAGCAGTACATGTTTCGCtgtcgtgaccgttttaacaaattgcggtgaaaagttgctgcagccaaccctaaaaatataaacacatcttgtACTTATTTGAGAGTTTAATTACGTTCGAACAGACAGAATATGTAGGCAAATTATTccttaacacaattttaagtgaacaaaaataaacataaaatcattaaatgttgGTTCTACACGTTTCACAtggacaatgttttataatttttaaaatacatggttgacggaacatgtttaacagctaggtccgtgtatttcagaaacatcaaataagttatttgtaatgtataaatttatttcagaaaattacagtaccgtactagccatcgatatACCCCTTTTAAAAGAAGGTagcgacaatggattatatgcatggcctttgtccgactgtctgtcattatcattttgatgactgtccctcttcaagtgctattgcaacaaGGTGCatgtataccttttcacagcttgcaacatggtataccttttcacagctttcactgttcaaaacttcaaacaaatataagcagcagtaggtagacatttgtccctcacttcaatgatatggttacatgtatatttcgtggtcaaaggtcatatgcaacttactcctataaatatgaggtcgatatatattttttgtataagaattgatttaaatgtaaaatatagctgtttaaacctgtatctctcgataatgcaatatttttctatcgaaatgtgatttttttttattctcctttcttcgctcgctcgagaatttttctgtttaaaaaataaatatttttttcgctCGCTTCGTCAACTTTTTTACAAAAGAATCCGTAGACCAACACATaaatttggagtggccttatgtgttatttaaaatatgcttCAGTTCGTGCTTTTTATTACGGGACCCATACGCATGATTACGAATATGAGAGATGTACTAACGTTATTTAGGATGCACAAacttgtatttataaatatttgttgtttcttTATATGTACATTACCATAAACATAAATTGGACTTTTTATAATCGTTTAAGTTTTCCTTAGATATGTTTAATCAGATATTGTGTTGAAAGTAGCATTATTAGAGAATGTGCTGTTCATATGTGTAATAAAATGAACGCAAAGCACTCTAtatcgtagtttcacagaatataacgacagcaacataactctccaaattattcaatcgtttcgcgttgcaatgctctataattttcaggtttttaaatcgtcaaaagatgcatacaacgGCTATTCtagagcaaggtaaatgttcagtattactgtttcctcacaaatatcataactaaaacgaaaatttgcgaatctgaagcattttttttaattttgtcaattaacaaCAACgcgaaaaggctcctttaaataGTGtcgtttatatatgtttaaatatgatgTGGATATATTTTGATATGAACACAATTAAATAAGTtctggaatataaaacataagtcTTAAGTAAGAATGATTCGACGTTTGCACAATTATTAATGttgcattttacattattttttattccagACTATATATGAGTCAATAGTAAATATAACATATTCATATGTTCCTAAGAGGACAGCACACTGTGAATTGAACGCTATTGTATATGCATCTTGCCTCTCACATATGAATATTATACTATTAATAAATAAGCTAATATGGTGTTTTGAGAACTAGTAGAAGTCGAGGTGGTTGTGTACTCGACAGCATTAAACGTATAATGCGTGTTCGCAGAAGACAATACAATCTTAAACTAGAAATAGTgcgacagaggccgacgcgtatccccacgccgcatacatgttatattaaaaggcaattttgggtgggcaagacCTATATTTGTAGGGCACCGGGGTGGGtaaacattttttcgtacccaactttttttcgtacccattataTTTTCGTACACAATTGTATTTTCGtaccaaattgttttcgtacccaaatttgtttcgtactatttgaaattttgatcttatccctgggtcaaaagttgttatcatgtgcgtcgtatttttttgtaaaatgagtttgttacccattttacccatttatttacccataacttttgacccaagggtaatatcaaaattcaaaatagtgcaccgtcgcccATATGCTTattgctaccatgtgtgtaagtttcaaggttctagtgctaatagtgtaggaggagatagtgtccaggacggacggacagacggctgagatgaccacaatatccccacgcttttgaTACCGAAACAATAAACATCCGTAACAAATAATGCATGTCGTTTTGATTGCAGGAAAAGCGATATGTATATTATAGAACTGTACACATTCTTGTTAAATACCTATGGCTTTGTGAGATTTTTTTATAAGTTCTTATTGCAAATTCATGCTCTTACATTCTACAAGAAAACTTTTCTGTCAAAATCTCAACAAAATCGAACGTTGTGTGATTCTCCTTCCACAATTGACTACAAAAGGTCGACCGTTACATAGAAATGTTTAGTAATTAATTGCAcgatatgttttatatttgtgtcGGCGTGTTTTGCTGATTTACTATTCGGGCTattcgtgttgttttttttattgttattaacccatttatgcctagcgtctagaaaaagtcctttgcaaacagcgtacacccagatgagacgccgcacgatgcggcgtctcaccagggtctgcgatgtttgctaaaaggaatttctgtaagaaatattataaatattgaaataaataaactagacattcctaattttggaaataaattgatccaatttagaatgatgggagagcccactaggcGTAAATAGGTTAACCTGCTTTGACATAAAATCGTTGAATGTATCAAGGGACTAATCATTGTCGCATAGAAAAATTGCAGCGTTTATCAAAACGAGTAGTTGTCGTTATACAGTTTATACGATACTCGTTTAACTGCACTGTTGGTATATTTCAAATGCTGAGCAATGAAACCTGGCTTTTGTGCAAACGAGTAGTTGTCGTTACCCAGTTTATATGATACTCGTTTAACTGCACTgttggtatacatgtatattgaatgcTGAGCAAAGAAACCTTGAACATTCACGATACTTGCAATTTAGCATTCAAAATTTTAACATGAATGTGTTACACTATTATATAATGTGTCGCTTCGATGTAATTAAAAGAAATGCCCCAAGTAAAAATATTTGCATAATGCGACTTACAactcttaaagccacacaccttgaaatgaaatacattataaaaaagtgaaactccagctgctggagtagtattgaattattacaTGGCATAATAAATtttagtataaataagaaacatattttatctttgccaattagaatatatctgatggttacaatgtagaaatccttcccttttgcgctttaaaacttaaaaataatcgcgttttttgaaatggacgtatacgtctagaaatattactttcggttttaaaagaggtaccgttttgaaaaaaaataaatatctggctCAATAGGTTATagtttaattttatctatctcaattagaatatatatggtggttacaaggtagaaatccgtctttgtgtgctttaaaacttaaaaaaaaaatcgaaataataatagattacttgctaactaggcaatagatttaatgacaattttgtacACTtgcaaattgcatctatatgtattgattaacatgtacttcattttaaGGTGCGTGGCTTCAAAATGTATATAACATAATACACACACGTTTAAAAATAGCGTGCgttgtcattttttaaaaataaaatgtattatgacCTTCATTGATCGCCTAACTATGCTTTGGGTATAGGCCTATTTCTATAGGGCTCCTTTTTATTTATACagttaataaactatttattgcTTTTAATTAGACTCTATTTAAAACATGAACGCTAGGATGCGTTTAATGTGGTTCTGTGCATTTCACTGCAAATCAGGTGTATCCATTCAGGCTAGATGCATTGTCGTTAAATTAACGCAATATTTTATGATTTACGAACAAATGAAACAGAGCAGCTCTACGTTGACTTGCTCAAATTGGAAAACCGAAATTCAAAAACAAATGACCCGTAAGTTGGCGGTTTTGCAATCGGATCATTTGCGAATTAAATTGAGTAATACATGTGTTTCCTGTAATGAGAAATGCAACTAGATTTTTTAGACACATTTTTAAGGTTAATTTCACATATTAAAATTTGGTATACACATCAAGCCTATGCTTCATTTAGTGCTATCCAGTTTTACAGTCACTGTGATGAAAGTGCTGTTAGTGATCAGTTTCGCCCTGTGCGTCCTTGGAATCGTCCTTGTTCTTCTCTATTTCCATCGCAAGAACATCGGTCACCAAAGGAATGTAGGATCCCTGATATTTAGCGTCTCGGATAACAATTCAGTCTTGTTCTGACGTTACGGAGCTTTATGCAAGTGAATAAAGTttcgtccattattagcctgtgtaggCAGCACTGTATAatttggggcgacactttacgcacactcaTCAAAgtccgttttcccaaagcgaagCTCATAACTTatcttacaaaaaatatgttattcTTTAAACATACCTTGCAATGCATTTTAAATGACATGTTAACACTTATGCAAATTTATttagtattataataaatgtcatttaCGTTTACtctagttttaacatattttacttcaCGAACAAACATGGCATACATTTGAATAGCATATACAGGTACAACTGAAAAACGTTGTTCCAAAAACAGAATAAGAACAAAAGATCAATATCTTATAGGGTTCCTCTCCATAATTATCTATACGTTTACTTTGATAATTATATGACCGTCAAGCGTCTTTacgttattttatttcttaattacaCGATCGAATGAACCAAACGTTTTTACATTTCGTGGCATCCCTTTATATTTGTAGGAGTAACCGTTAAAGGGCAATATCACACTGGCAACCTTTGTATATGTATTTCCTTTTCTCGAAAACAGCAATGGTAGTGTTGGGAATCGTCTCAGTACAGGCCTTCAAGCATACGGCGATGGCCCAGGCAGCCAGTAAGACCGTCGTGTTAGGTCCGGGGGGCTTGACATTTGGGCTGCAGGTCAACCTGCCTTGGGCACTTGTAGTCTCGGGTAGGTAGAAACATATATTTGATTCAGTGATAAAATATAGATATTGAAACACATATTCCTCCACAAAATTTTATCAGGAGCAAACATTTTTAATGAGTTAAAataaggtttaatgcatgtcttgTAACTGTTAATCAGTGTTAGGGatctaaaaaaagttaatatgaaTTGGAGTAAAATTTATATTACAGGCACTGgtgaaaatattgaattgtatCTCCATATTATTTGATCAGGCTTATATGGGCCTGGTATGGGTCCGTCCTCTATGTGAATATGCTGTTTTATGTCCAAGTGTATGTTACGGCAATTCATACACGTCCGTCAAACACAAGCATGGATGTTGTTAATCCAGCGACTTTGTTCAGGTGACTAACGtgtgtgatataaatataaatttatttgagACAATACATTCAAATAAAGCCACGCTGTGTaaaaaaacagggctttatgcatgtgtgtatggtgtcgtcccatattagcctgtgcactagGCGCAGAGCGAGACCCAGTTAGATTATGTTTGATATTaatgacaaaacaaaatatttgtaacATAATGGTTTATTATTAGCAGGGAGAATGTCGAACTATGTTCATAGACAACTTAAGACTtcgaagtacatgtatatgtatcgcATAATCCCTATTTATCGGTCAATAAACGACACTTTGTTGCTATGATACGTGACTTTACGATACTTGGATTAACGCTTTATTAATTTCATTCATTTACTTGAGAACGAGATATAGTTGTTGATACGATTCGTAAAATATATTCGGCGTCTGTGAATCTTCACAATTAATATTTTCGATAAAATATTTCGTATTTAATGCCAAGTTCTGTGTAACAGGAATAAGCGGGGCGTTTCCCCTGATTACAGCGATAGTTATTGGGATCCGAGTGCGCTGCTGCTCCCCGGTGATCGGCGGAGAGTCCACCAGATATACGGCGCACTATGTAGCGATGGAATGGTATACATTCTCTTGATTAACGTGTCAAACTATACATTCATATAAATTTAAAGATTAACAACAATactttgttgatattttaaaTCGATCCAGTTGCGTACATGAACGTTTAATAAAAAGACAATAAGAAATGTTTCACAAAATTCCATCATCAGACAAAATATTACTGTATCAGACGATATCCCACTTCAAGTGTGAACATGTTATTGCCCGATCTAAAAGATGAATACTCGTCCAGAATAGTTTACTTTTAAGTTTTATCACTTCTATTTACCCACTGGTAAATATAAATGAATCTTTTTTTGCAGAATGATCAGGCTTGATATTGGCGAAATATACGGCTTGATATCGGTGGAATATACGGCTTGGCATCGGTGGAATATACGGCTTTGTATTGGCGAAATATACGGCTTAATATCGGTGGAATATACGGCTTGATATAGGTGAAATATACGGCTTGATATCGCTTGAACCAAATTAGTTGGCGATTGTACACTTTTCTAATTGTTCTCCTCTATTTTACG from Dreissena polymorpha isolate Duluth1 chromosome 1, UMN_Dpol_1.0, whole genome shotgun sequence carries:
- the LOC127840260 gene encoding Na(+)/citrate cotransporter-like, translating into MDPEAKVAISGVIRDQLKKLGWISLAELQVLIIFIFLVVLWLFREPPNIKGWGIIFPTDKKGKSYLSDSTPCILLSVLLFLLPSERPNVFGWFKGGTPGYKPLLKWSVAVEKLPWGVIVLLGGGFAMADASQVSGLSEWLGHKLKSLGGQETWVMNLIISLIVATATEVSSNTATAQLLLPILLNLSLTIGENPLYLMISCTVACSYAFMLPVATPPNAIVFSTGLLSIPDMALVGIPMNIIGIACLTLAINTWGKEMFDLGELQPFLRNVTVSNDSLVGRCI